One region of Vibrio pelagius genomic DNA includes:
- a CDS encoding TIGR03982 family His-Xaa-Ser system protein, which produces MKRFFYFIISLCCIAWIGIYVVSPVFAYFYYKNQFMEQTAECSLAMDETWYIEQLESNTLNQTAKVHLLACHEYDKTRKIMLAMRVPESVLGYLGLEAIELHQRSIEPLIEQHRFRER; this is translated from the coding sequence ATGAAGCGTTTTTTTTACTTCATTATTTCACTGTGTTGTATCGCCTGGATAGGAATCTATGTGGTTTCACCCGTGTTTGCATACTTCTATTATAAAAATCAGTTTATGGAGCAAACCGCTGAGTGTTCTCTGGCGATGGATGAGACTTGGTATATTGAGCAATTGGAATCAAACACATTGAACCAAACAGCAAAAGTACATTTATTGGCGTGCCACGAATATGACAAAACTCGGAAGATCATGCTTGCAATGCGAGTACCAGAGTCTGTACTTGGTTACCTTGGACTGGAGGCAATAGAGCTGCACCAACGCTCTATTGAACCATTGATAGAGCAACATAGGTTTAGGGAGAGGTAA
- the hxsD gene encoding His-Xaa-Ser system protein HxsD, whose product MLVHQLEKSSFSELVVRQALYWMSPITTWKLTDEDILWTVHFFSQDEGVILEFERLLNDYLLREKLSEKTSSYLEGISAAVLSSVEKKLLK is encoded by the coding sequence ATGTTAGTTCATCAATTAGAAAAAAGTAGTTTCTCAGAGTTGGTTGTCCGGCAGGCTTTGTATTGGATGTCTCCTATAACTACCTGGAAGCTGACAGATGAAGACATACTGTGGACCGTTCATTTTTTTTCCCAAGATGAGGGTGTCATTCTGGAATTCGAACGTCTGTTGAATGACTATCTTCTTCGAGAAAAACTATCAGAGAAAACCAGTAGTTATTTGGAAGGGATATCCGCAGCTGTTCTTAGCTCCGTTGAGAAGAAGCTATTGAAATGA
- a CDS encoding DUF2726 domain-containing protein, protein MTNIFIVVILLVVFFYFIQKYVVKHDDTKDHAYQKRGALLNMQQAAFYNALKSAVGNHGAVFAKVSMTSVLTPAKSNSKKNWFIANNKISRSYFDFVVCDPRTLEPRVIIELDNGKELNKGKVDREKLLIHVCKSANLPLIGASIKHSYQVSRLKRLLAAHIDLIEPSKEVRFCKKCGSPMIIKLASQGEHKGRRFFTCSRQPNCTYTENYNVVFESDEE, encoded by the coding sequence ATGACGAATATTTTTATTGTTGTAATTCTTCTGGTTGTGTTCTTTTACTTCATACAAAAATATGTGGTTAAACATGATGATACAAAGGATCATGCTTACCAAAAGAGAGGTGCGCTACTGAACATGCAGCAAGCCGCTTTTTATAACGCTTTGAAATCTGCAGTTGGTAATCACGGCGCTGTCTTCGCCAAAGTTAGCATGACTAGCGTGTTAACCCCAGCTAAGTCAAACTCTAAAAAGAATTGGTTTATTGCCAACAATAAGATATCTCGTAGCTATTTCGATTTTGTTGTCTGCGACCCAAGGACGTTAGAACCGCGAGTCATTATTGAACTTGATAACGGTAAGGAACTGAATAAGGGCAAAGTAGACCGTGAAAAGTTGCTGATTCACGTGTGTAAATCGGCGAATTTACCTTTGATCGGTGCGTCAATTAAGCACAGTTATCAAGTAAGCCGTTTGAAGAGGTTACTGGCTGCGCACATTGATTTGATTGAGCCTTCTAAAGAAGTTCGCTTTTGTAAAAAGTGTGGTTCACCGATGATCATCAAGCTTGCAAGTCAAGGCGAGCACAAAGGTCGTCGCTTCTTTACATGTAGCCGCCAACCCAATTGCACCTACACTGAAAACTACAACGTCGTTTTCGAAAGTGATGAAGAGTAG
- the hxsC gene encoding His-Xaa-Ser system radical SAM maturase HxsC, translating to MSNVIRPDTFSLEEDGFSTPGFYQIRKDKGTSDSRYLEQVFLAKEQQAPPNSASDDFVGVITHATLHNSVDDGDVVNINQFGQLRVILSRRANHNTLLVTERCNNLCLFCSQPPREERDDWLLSYGALALAAFGFDGDVGISGGEPLLYGDAFIKFLEFVSDHAPNTRLHVLTNGRAFSDLEFTGQLALMASRLDITFGIPLYSVRGRTHDHLVGRDGAFSQTVVGMINAGNSGIKMEVRFIPTQHNASELPQVAEYIARVFSGVVQLSIMNLEATGWAKRNWSALECAPEDYEDALIKGLLTAEIAGLNPTLFNFPLCHLPSSIRSYAVKSISDWKNYYPSECSDCQLKDSCGGYFSSSRGKYHALPRRII from the coding sequence ATGAGTAACGTCATTCGACCCGATACATTCTCGTTGGAAGAAGACGGATTTTCGACCCCAGGGTTTTATCAAATCCGCAAAGATAAAGGAACGAGCGACAGTCGTTACTTAGAACAGGTCTTCCTTGCAAAGGAGCAACAAGCGCCCCCGAATTCTGCTAGTGACGATTTTGTTGGTGTTATCACTCATGCGACATTACATAATTCTGTAGATGATGGCGATGTGGTTAACATAAACCAGTTTGGACAGTTGCGGGTTATTTTGTCGCGAAGAGCCAATCACAACACACTGCTTGTAACCGAGCGCTGCAATAACCTTTGCTTATTTTGTTCGCAACCTCCACGAGAGGAAAGGGATGACTGGTTGTTGTCATACGGAGCGCTCGCTCTAGCCGCATTTGGGTTTGATGGTGATGTCGGTATTAGTGGTGGGGAGCCACTATTGTACGGTGATGCTTTTATCAAATTTCTGGAGTTTGTCTCAGACCATGCTCCCAACACTCGTTTACATGTCCTGACCAATGGGCGGGCATTTTCAGATTTAGAATTTACTGGACAGCTGGCTTTGATGGCTAGTCGCCTCGATATCACCTTTGGTATTCCTCTCTATTCGGTGAGAGGCCGAACTCATGATCATTTAGTTGGAAGAGATGGTGCGTTTTCACAAACGGTCGTTGGGATGATCAATGCTGGAAACTCAGGCATTAAGATGGAAGTGCGCTTCATTCCGACTCAACACAACGCTAGTGAGTTACCACAAGTCGCCGAATACATTGCTCGTGTTTTTTCTGGTGTTGTACAGTTGTCGATAATGAACTTGGAAGCGACTGGTTGGGCTAAAAGAAACTGGTCAGCGCTAGAGTGTGCTCCAGAAGACTATGAAGACGCCCTGATAAAGGGCCTGTTGACTGCTGAAATTGCCGGGTTAAATCCGACGCTGTTTAATTTTCCACTTTGTCATTTACCTTCGTCAATCAGATCCTACGCTGTCAAATCTATATCAGACTGGAAGAACTACTATCCTAGTGAGTGTTCGGATTGTCAGTTAAAAGACAGTTGTGGAGGTTATTTCTCATCGTCTCGTGGAAAGTATCATGCATTACCAAGGAGAATAATATGA
- the hxsB gene encoding His-Xaa-Ser system radical SAM maturase HxsB: MNVLPFNFEFLDSDIALLTNLAGFHAYLNRMELNSLIDKNSTDDAVIDELLERKLFICDDEYKSASVGSLASGMSKRLMSALNFNPIFMIVPTLRCDHTCHYCQVSRASVKASNYDLDPDLIPLLLQRIRSLGNAPYKLEIQGGEPLLRFDLVQKIYQEAVSNLGVDQFEIVIATSLSLLSDDVLTWSEDKPINFSTSLDGGAFTHNSNRVLKGGNSFELVKQGVEKIRRRLGPDRVATVTTVTEALLQKPEDIVDAHSDLGFSDMFVRPISPYGFANKGNAKTYDIKAFMAFYEQLLKVLNRKRLAGERIIEHSALIHLRRIFNADYSGYADLKSPSGLILNCIMFNYDGRIYGSDEARMLQKTNPDIDFSLGTIQEPVIESNSLYKSILSQSFISVHPGCASCAYQPFCGSDPCQNISVFGEPLGDKSLSRFCQYHKAMFTLILKHLYAEDGIGEMLKEWLHE, encoded by the coding sequence ATGAACGTATTGCCTTTTAACTTCGAGTTTCTTGACTCTGATATTGCGTTATTAACGAATCTGGCCGGGTTTCATGCGTACTTGAACAGAATGGAACTCAATTCGCTGATAGATAAAAACTCCACCGATGATGCTGTTATCGATGAGTTGCTTGAAAGAAAGCTCTTTATTTGTGATGACGAATACAAATCTGCTTCGGTTGGCTCTCTCGCTTCGGGTATGTCAAAACGCTTAATGTCGGCGCTCAACTTCAATCCCATATTTATGATTGTGCCAACGCTAAGATGTGATCACACATGCCATTATTGCCAGGTGAGCCGAGCCTCTGTCAAAGCAAGTAACTACGATCTAGATCCAGACTTGATTCCCCTTTTGCTCCAAAGAATCCGTTCCCTCGGAAATGCTCCATACAAGCTGGAAATTCAGGGGGGCGAGCCTCTTTTAAGGTTTGATCTCGTTCAAAAGATCTATCAGGAGGCGGTTTCTAACCTGGGTGTCGACCAGTTTGAGATAGTAATTGCAACGAGCCTTTCTCTACTGAGCGATGACGTTTTGACATGGAGTGAAGACAAACCTATTAATTTCTCAACTTCACTCGATGGAGGGGCGTTCACACATAACTCCAATCGAGTATTAAAGGGTGGAAATTCCTTTGAACTGGTGAAACAAGGCGTTGAAAAAATTAGACGTAGGTTAGGTCCGGATAGAGTTGCTACCGTTACCACCGTAACCGAGGCGTTGTTGCAAAAGCCTGAAGATATCGTCGATGCGCATAGTGATCTTGGATTTTCCGACATGTTTGTTCGCCCGATAAGCCCTTACGGTTTTGCCAATAAAGGGAATGCAAAGACGTACGATATTAAGGCGTTCATGGCTTTTTATGAACAACTCTTGAAGGTCTTAAACCGAAAGCGACTCGCGGGGGAAAGAATCATCGAACATTCTGCATTGATTCACCTTAGAAGAATATTTAATGCGGATTACAGTGGATACGCAGACCTAAAATCCCCGAGCGGCCTAATCCTAAACTGTATCATGTTCAATTATGATGGTCGTATATATGGAAGCGATGAGGCTCGGATGCTTCAAAAGACCAACCCCGATATCGATTTTTCACTTGGAACCATTCAAGAGCCAGTCATCGAGTCAAACAGTCTGTACAAATCAATATTGTCTCAGTCTTTTATTTCTGTTCATCCGGGATGTGCCTCCTGTGCATACCAACCGTTTTGTGGCTCAGACCCTTGTCAAAACATTAGTGTTTTTGGAGAGCCACTTGGCGATAAGAGCCTTTCTCGATTTTGTCAGTATCACAAAGCAATGTTCACATTAATTCTTAAGCATCTATACGCAGAAGACGGCATTGGTGAGATGCTTAAGGAGTGGTTACATGAGTAA
- the hxsA gene encoding His-Xaa-Ser repeat protein HxsA: MKRNFNLAALLPGFFALNSGADAGTAASEEHDVKDELLLDKVVLAPLNEAIPLYIAAHRSHSSHRSHSSHRSSAGSTYSAPVKKQKSQPLTQPSTPSYTAPATKPPISTVEELEKRKDLIIRVQFALYTSGYYKGIIDGIMGKQTRKALNAYRVDNNIPVSQTLDTVTLNSLGIIAR, from the coding sequence ATGAAAAGGAATTTCAATCTAGCGGCCTTACTACCAGGTTTCTTCGCTTTAAACTCAGGTGCCGACGCAGGCACTGCAGCGTCGGAGGAGCACGATGTTAAAGATGAATTGTTACTCGACAAGGTGGTGTTAGCGCCTCTAAATGAGGCTATTCCTCTATACATCGCAGCGCATCGGAGCCACAGTAGCCACAGAAGTCATAGTTCTCATCGGTCGTCCGCGGGGTCGACCTATAGTGCCCCAGTTAAAAAGCAAAAATCCCAACCCCTTACACAACCTTCTACCCCGAGTTATACAGCGCCTGCAACCAAACCACCAATATCTACAGTAGAGGAGTTAGAAAAACGTAAGGATCTTATCATCCGAGTTCAGTTCGCACTCTATACAAGTGGTTACTACAAGGGAATCATCGATGGGATTATGGGCAAGCAAACTCGTAAAGCATTAAATGCCTATCGAGTGGACAACAATATACCTGTTTCGCAAACCCTTGATACGGTGACATTGAATTCACTAGGGATTATTGCGCGATGA